One region of Streptomyces davaonensis JCM 4913 genomic DNA includes:
- the tyrS gene encoding tyrosine--tRNA ligase → MTDIVDELKWRGLWALSTDEDALRKALADGPVTFYCGFDPTAASLHVGHLVQVLTMRRLQQAGLRPLALVGGATGQIGDPRPTAERTLNDPETVANWVTRLRAQIEPFLSFEGENAAVMVNNLDWTAGMSAIEFLRDIGKHFRVNKMLTKDSVARRLESQEGISYTEFSYQLLQGMDFLELYRRYGCTLQQGGSDQWGNLTAGLDLIHRLEPHASVHCLATPLMVKADGTKFGKTEGGAVWLDPEMTTPYAFYQFWLNVDDRDISTYMRILSFKSRAELEELERQTEERPQARAAQRALAEELTTLVHGADQTAAVIAASRALFGQGELAELDDRTLRAALSEVPHIQVAELGPVVDLFAEVELVASKSAARRTIKEGGAYVNNVKVTAEDAVPETGDLLHGRWLVLRRGKKNLAAVEVTGS, encoded by the coding sequence GTGACGGACATCGTCGACGAGCTGAAGTGGCGCGGCCTGTGGGCCCTGTCCACTGACGAGGACGCTTTGCGCAAGGCGCTCGCGGACGGTCCCGTCACGTTCTATTGCGGTTTCGACCCGACCGCGGCCAGCCTGCACGTCGGTCACCTGGTGCAGGTCCTGACCATGCGCCGGCTCCAGCAGGCGGGCCTGCGCCCGCTGGCCCTGGTCGGCGGCGCCACCGGCCAGATCGGCGACCCGCGCCCGACCGCCGAGCGCACCCTGAACGACCCGGAGACGGTCGCGAACTGGGTGACCCGGCTGCGCGCGCAGATCGAGCCGTTCCTGTCCTTCGAGGGCGAGAACGCCGCGGTCATGGTCAACAACCTGGACTGGACGGCCGGGATGTCGGCCATCGAGTTCCTGCGGGACATCGGCAAGCACTTCCGCGTCAACAAGATGCTGACCAAGGACTCCGTCGCCCGGCGGCTGGAGTCCCAGGAGGGCATCAGCTACACGGAGTTCAGCTACCAGCTGCTCCAGGGCATGGACTTCCTCGAGCTGTACCGCCGGTACGGCTGCACGCTCCAGCAGGGCGGCAGCGACCAGTGGGGCAACCTCACGGCGGGTCTCGACCTGATCCACCGGCTGGAGCCGCATGCCTCGGTGCACTGTCTGGCGACGCCGCTGATGGTGAAGGCGGACGGCACCAAGTTCGGCAAGACCGAGGGCGGCGCCGTCTGGCTCGACCCGGAGATGACGACGCCGTACGCGTTCTACCAGTTCTGGCTGAACGTGGACGACCGGGACATCTCGACGTACATGCGCATCCTGTCCTTCAAGTCCCGCGCGGAGCTGGAGGAGCTGGAGAGGCAGACCGAGGAGCGGCCGCAGGCGCGGGCCGCGCAGCGGGCGCTGGCCGAGGAGCTGACGACGCTGGTGCACGGCGCCGACCAGACGGCCGCGGTGATCGCCGCGAGCCGTGCGCTGTTCGGGCAGGGCGAGCTGGCGGAGCTGGACGACCGGACCCTGCGGGCGGCCCTGTCCGAGGTGCCGCACATCCAGGTCGCCGAGCTGGGCCCGGTGGTCGATCTGTTCGCCGAGGTGGAGCTGGTGGCCAGCAAGTCGGCCGCCCGCCGGACCATCAAGGAGGGCGGGGCCTACGTGAACAACGTGAAGGTGACCGCGGAGGACGCCGTCCCGGAGACCGGAGATCTGCTGCACGGGCGGTGGCTGGTGCTGCGCCGGGGCAAGAAGAACCTGGCGGCGGTCGAGGTCACCGGCAGCTGA
- a CDS encoding S8 family serine peptidase yields the protein MAHLPSRRRLALAVPVVLSLTASLGFLPTAATATPLAEPVAQSADAPKLAYVVNTTTDRRTIESVEKAVVTAGGTVVTTYEKIGVIVAHSANPDFGKQMRQVRGVQSAGATRTAPLTAAGTTDQGAAQFLTDDQAAKAASAATPDSEPLEADQWDLRAIGADQAAKINPGSSKVTVAVIDTGVDDTHPDLAPNFSKSQSANCVGGVADTSEGAWRPYTADDYHGTHVAGEIAAARNGIGVAGVAPGVKVSGIKVSDPNNGLFYPESVVCAFVFAADHGVEITNNSYYVDPWLYNCMDDPDQRAIVDAVNRAQLYAQKKGTLHLASAGNSNHDLDSDAIVDATSPDDATPVERTIDPHECFDVPTQLPGIVTVSATGVQNLKSYYSSYGKGVVDVAAPGGDRLYQIPDTPSKNGRILSTMPNGAYAFLQGTSMASPHAAGVAALLKSKHPWASPATLQVLLKAQADNPGCPESYDQNGDGTQDAVCEGGTRVNGFYGFGIVNALRAVK from the coding sequence ATGGCTCATCTGCCTTCCAGACGCCGGCTCGCCCTGGCCGTCCCCGTTGTGCTGTCGCTGACCGCCTCGCTCGGCTTCCTGCCGACCGCCGCCACGGCCACCCCGCTCGCGGAGCCCGTGGCGCAGTCGGCGGACGCGCCGAAGCTGGCGTACGTCGTCAACACCACAACGGACCGGCGCACCATCGAGTCGGTGGAGAAGGCCGTCGTCACAGCGGGCGGGACCGTTGTGACGACGTACGAGAAGATCGGCGTCATCGTCGCTCACTCGGCCAACCCGGACTTCGGCAAGCAGATGCGCCAGGTGCGCGGCGTCCAGTCGGCGGGTGCGACGCGTACGGCGCCGCTGACCGCAGCGGGCACCACGGACCAGGGCGCCGCCCAGTTCCTCACGGACGACCAGGCGGCGAAGGCCGCGAGCGCCGCGACCCCGGACAGCGAGCCTCTCGAGGCCGACCAGTGGGACCTGCGCGCGATCGGCGCCGACCAGGCCGCGAAGATCAACCCGGGCAGCTCCAAGGTGACCGTCGCCGTGATCGACACCGGCGTCGACGACACCCACCCGGACCTCGCGCCGAACTTCTCCAAGTCCCAGTCCGCCAACTGTGTGGGCGGTGTCGCCGACACCAGCGAGGGCGCCTGGCGGCCGTACACCGCCGACGACTACCACGGCACGCACGTCGCGGGCGAGATCGCCGCCGCGCGCAACGGCATCGGCGTCGCGGGTGTCGCGCCCGGCGTCAAGGTCTCCGGCATCAAGGTGAGCGACCCGAACAACGGTCTCTTCTACCCGGAGAGCGTCGTGTGCGCCTTCGTGTTCGCCGCCGACCACGGCGTCGAGATCACGAACAACAGCTACTACGTCGACCCGTGGCTGTACAACTGCATGGACGACCCGGACCAGAGGGCGATCGTCGACGCGGTCAACCGGGCGCAGCTGTACGCCCAGAAGAAGGGCACGCTCCACCTGGCCTCGGCGGGCAACTCCAATCACGACCTGGACTCGGACGCCATCGTCGACGCCACCAGCCCCGACGACGCCACGCCGGTGGAGCGCACGATCGACCCGCACGAGTGCTTCGACGTGCCCACCCAGCTGCCCGGGATCGTCACCGTCAGCGCCACGGGCGTCCAGAACCTCAAGTCGTACTACTCCTCCTACGGCAAGGGCGTCGTGGATGTCGCCGCGCCCGGCGGTGACCGGCTGTACCAGATACCCGACACGCCCTCCAAGAACGGTCGCATCCTGTCGACCATGCCGAACGGGGCGTACGCCTTCCTCCAGGGCACCTCGATGGCCTCGCCGCACGCCGCGGGCGTGGCCGCGCTGCTGAAGTCCAAGCACCCGTGGGCGTCCCCGGCGACGCTCCAGGTACTGCTCAAGGCGCAGGCGGACAACCCGGGTTGCCCGGAGTCCTACGACCAGAACGGCGACGGCACTCAGGACGCGGTGTGCGAGGGCGGCACGCGCGTGAACGGCTTCTACGGCTTCGGCATCGTCAACGCGCTGCGTGCGGTCAAGTAG
- a CDS encoding DUF485 domain-containing protein translates to MATDAPPPSKEQHRLPTTEEFTEVQESAEFGELRRSYRSFAFPLTVGFIVWYLLYVLLSIYAGDFMGIELFGNINMALALGLAQFLTTFLIAWWYARHAAAKLDPKAEAIKSRMEGGA, encoded by the coding sequence GTGGCCACCGACGCACCGCCCCCCTCGAAGGAGCAACACCGGCTCCCCACCACCGAGGAGTTCACCGAGGTGCAGGAGAGCGCGGAGTTCGGTGAACTGCGCCGCTCCTACCGCTCCTTCGCCTTCCCGCTGACCGTCGGCTTCATCGTCTGGTACCTGCTGTACGTCCTGCTGTCGATCTACGCAGGCGACTTCATGGGCATCGAGCTGTTCGGCAATATCAACATGGCCCTCGCCCTCGGTCTCGCCCAGTTCCTCACCACGTTCCTCATCGCCTGGTGGTACGCGCGGCACGCCGCCGCGAAGCTCGACCCCAAGGCCGAAGCCATCAAGTCCCGGATGGAGGGCGGCGCATGA
- a CDS encoding solute symporter family protein: MSTAHMFLAADAASEHRTLIISLFGVFVLATLVITVWAGRQTKDAADFYAGGRQFTGFQNGLAVSGDYMSAASFLGIAGAIALFGYDGFLYSIGFLVAWLVALLLVAEPLRNSGRYTMGDVLAYRMRQRPVRTAAGTSTIVVSIFYLLAQMAGAGVLVSLLLGISSDAGKVGIVALVGVLMIMYVTIGGMKGTTWVQMVKAVLLMSGALLLTFMVLLKFDFNVSDLLGTAADQSGHGKAFLEPGLKYGATGTTKLDFISLGIALILGTAGLPHILIRFYTVPTAKAARKSVIWAIGLIGSFYLMTLALGFGAAALITPEEITTSNKAGNTAAPLLALHLGGVESSWGAILLATISAVAFATILAVVAGLTLASSSSFAHDIYANVIKKGQASEKEEVSAARWATVGIGVVSIGLGALARDLNVAGLVALAFAVAASANLPTILYSLFWKRFTTQGALWSIYGGLTTAVGLVLFSPVVSGKPTSMFPDVDFHWFPLENPGIISIPVGFLLGIIGTYLSKEAPDEGKYAELEVRSLTGTGAH; the protein is encoded by the coding sequence ATGAGCACCGCGCACATGTTTCTGGCGGCCGACGCGGCGAGCGAGCACCGCACGCTGATCATCAGCCTGTTCGGCGTCTTCGTCCTCGCCACCCTTGTCATCACCGTGTGGGCGGGCCGCCAGACCAAGGACGCGGCCGACTTCTACGCGGGCGGCCGACAGTTCACTGGTTTCCAGAACGGCCTCGCCGTCTCCGGTGACTACATGTCCGCCGCGTCCTTCCTCGGTATCGCGGGCGCCATCGCCCTGTTCGGTTACGACGGCTTCCTGTACTCCATCGGCTTCCTGGTCGCCTGGCTCGTCGCCCTGCTGCTGGTCGCCGAGCCGCTGCGCAACTCCGGCCGCTACACGATGGGCGACGTCCTCGCCTACCGGATGCGCCAGCGCCCGGTCCGCACCGCGGCCGGCACCTCCACCATCGTCGTGTCGATCTTCTACCTGCTGGCGCAGATGGCCGGCGCCGGCGTCCTGGTCTCCCTGCTGCTCGGCATCAGCAGCGACGCCGGAAAGGTCGGCATCGTCGCCCTGGTCGGCGTCCTGATGATCATGTACGTCACCATCGGCGGTATGAAGGGCACCACCTGGGTCCAGATGGTCAAGGCCGTACTGCTGATGTCCGGCGCCCTGCTGCTGACCTTCATGGTCCTGCTGAAGTTCGACTTCAACGTCTCGGACCTGCTCGGCACCGCCGCCGACCAGAGCGGCCATGGCAAGGCCTTCCTGGAGCCCGGCCTGAAGTACGGCGCCACCGGCACCACCAAGCTGGACTTCATCTCGCTCGGCATCGCACTGATCCTGGGCACCGCCGGTCTGCCGCACATCCTGATCCGCTTCTACACGGTGCCCACCGCCAAGGCCGCCCGTAAGTCCGTGATCTGGGCGATCGGCCTGATCGGCTCCTTCTACCTGATGACCCTGGCGCTCGGCTTCGGCGCCGCCGCGCTGATCACCCCGGAGGAGATCACCACCTCCAACAAGGCCGGCAACACGGCGGCCCCGCTGCTCGCCCTCCATCTGGGCGGCGTCGAGTCCAGCTGGGGCGCCATCCTGCTGGCCACGATCTCCGCGGTCGCCTTCGCGACGATCCTCGCGGTGGTGGCGGGCCTGACGCTGGCGTCCTCCTCGTCCTTCGCGCACGACATCTACGCCAACGTCATCAAGAAGGGCCAGGCCAGTGAGAAGGAGGAGGTCAGCGCCGCCCGCTGGGCGACCGTCGGCATCGGCGTCGTCTCCATCGGCCTCGGCGCCCTGGCCCGCGACCTGAACGTGGCCGGTCTGGTCGCCCTCGCCTTCGCGGTCGCCGCCTCCGCCAACCTGCCGACGATCCTCTACAGCCTCTTCTGGAAGCGCTTCACCACCCAGGGCGCCCTGTGGTCGATCTACGGCGGTCTGACCACCGCGGTCGGCCTGGTGCTGTTCTCGCCGGTCGTCTCCGGCAAGCCCACCTCGATGTTCCCGGACGTCGACTTCCACTGGTTCCCGCTGGAGAACCCCGGCATCATCTCGATCCCGGTCGGCTTCCTGCTGGGCATCATCGGCACCTACCTGTCCAAGGAGGCGCCGGACGAGGGCAAGTACGCGGAGCTGGAGGTCCGGTCCCTGACCGGCACCGGCGCCCACTGA
- a CDS encoding GlsB/YeaQ/YmgE family stress response membrane protein, with protein MGWLWAIIVGFVLGLIAKAILPGKQHSPLWLTTIFGMLGAIVGNAIARATGVDETSGIDWSRHVFQLIAAIIIVGVGDMAYMATLGKKKMQT; from the coding sequence ATGGGCTGGTTGTGGGCGATCATCGTGGGATTCGTGCTCGGTCTGATCGCCAAGGCGATCCTGCCCGGCAAGCAGCACAGCCCCCTCTGGCTGACCACCATCTTCGGCATGCTCGGCGCCATCGTCGGCAACGCCATTGCCCGTGCGACCGGGGTCGACGAGACCTCCGGCATCGACTGGAGCCGACACGTCTTCCAGCTCATCGCGGCGATCATCATCGTGGGAGTGGGGGACATGGCGTACATGGCGACGCTGGGCAAGAAGAAGATGCAGACCTGA
- a CDS encoding S8 family peptidase, with product MTAQFPRSRRVLAVPAGMAMATALALLPNASAAAEAEATSLSYVVNVQPGHGPSPRVERAIAEAGGTVVTSYDRIGVIVVHSANPDFAKVLREVPGVSSAGNTRNAPLPAQSTTEVGTPKVLSAAEAAAVEAAEGQDPLQPLQWDLPAIKADQAHETSLGSSDVTVAVIDTGVDDTHPDLAPNFDRDASVNCVTGKPDTTEGAWRPGPTESAHGTHVAGEIAAAKNGVGMTGVAPGVKVSGIKVSTTAGYFYTEAVVCGFMWAAEHDVDVTNNSYYTDPWYFNCKNDPDQKALVEAVSRASRYAEKKGAVNVAAAGNENYDLAADEITDPVSPNDATPSDRVIDPTECLDIPTQLPGVVTVAATGAKGIKSSFSNHGLGVVDIAAPGGDSTRFQTPAPPATSGLILGTLPGGKWGYMAGTSMASPHVAGVAALIKSTHPYLPPTAVKALLYAQADATACTDPYDIDGDGKVDAVCEGSKNRNGFYGWGTADALDAVTK from the coding sequence ATGACCGCGCAATTCCCGCGCTCTCGCCGTGTGCTGGCCGTCCCCGCCGGGATGGCCATGGCCACGGCGCTCGCTCTGCTGCCGAACGCGTCGGCGGCGGCCGAGGCCGAGGCGACCTCGCTCAGCTATGTCGTCAACGTCCAGCCCGGACACGGCCCTTCGCCGCGCGTGGAGCGGGCCATCGCCGAGGCCGGCGGCACCGTCGTGACCTCGTACGACCGGATCGGCGTGATCGTCGTCCACTCGGCGAACCCCGACTTCGCCAAGGTCCTGCGCGAGGTGCCCGGCGTGTCCTCCGCGGGCAACACCCGCAACGCGCCGCTGCCCGCGCAGTCGACGACGGAGGTCGGCACCCCGAAGGTGCTCAGCGCCGCTGAGGCCGCGGCCGTCGAGGCCGCCGAGGGGCAGGACCCCTTGCAGCCGCTCCAGTGGGACCTGCCCGCCATCAAGGCGGACCAGGCGCACGAGACGTCGCTGGGCAGCTCGGACGTCACCGTCGCGGTGATCGACACCGGCGTCGACGACACCCACCCCGATCTCGCGCCGAACTTCGACCGGGACGCCTCGGTCAACTGCGTGACGGGCAAGCCGGACACCACCGAGGGCGCCTGGCGCCCCGGGCCGACGGAGAGCGCGCACGGCACGCATGTGGCCGGCGAGATCGCGGCGGCCAAGAACGGCGTCGGCATGACCGGTGTCGCACCCGGTGTGAAGGTCTCCGGCATCAAGGTGTCGACGACCGCCGGGTACTTCTACACGGAGGCCGTGGTGTGCGGCTTCATGTGGGCGGCCGAGCACGACGTCGATGTGACGAACAACAGCTATTACACCGATCCCTGGTACTTCAACTGCAAGAACGACCCGGATCAGAAGGCGCTCGTCGAGGCCGTCTCCCGGGCCTCGCGGTACGCGGAGAAGAAGGGCGCGGTCAACGTCGCGGCGGCCGGCAACGAGAACTACGACCTCGCGGCCGACGAGATCACCGACCCGGTCTCCCCGAACGACGCCACGCCCTCGGACCGGGTCATCGACCCGACCGAGTGCCTTGACATCCCGACCCAGTTGCCGGGTGTCGTGACGGTCGCGGCGACCGGCGCGAAGGGCATCAAGTCGTCCTTCTCCAACCACGGCCTGGGAGTTGTCGACATCGCCGCGCCCGGCGGCGACTCGACCCGCTTCCAGACCCCGGCCCCGCCGGCCACCAGCGGTCTGATCCTCGGCACGCTGCCCGGCGGCAAATGGGGCTACATGGCCGGTACGTCGATGGCGTCCCCGCATGTCGCGGGTGTCGCCGCGCTGATCAAGTCGACGCATCCGTACCTTCCGCCGACCGCGGTGAAGGCCCTGCTGTACGCCCAGGCCGACGCCACGGCGTGCACGGACCCGTACGACATCGACGGCGACGGCAAGGTCGACGCGGTGTGCGAGGGCTCGAAGAACCGGAACGGGTTCTACGGGTGGGGGACGGCGGACGCGCTGGACGCGGTGACCAAGTAG
- a CDS encoding DUF3099 domain-containing protein, protein MRKQHDAGNAQVFRITGARTGLQEDVRGRQRRYVISMSVRTLSVILAATLWNVERHVAIVALVLGAILPYIAVVIANAGRENAPGLPSTFVGTPARPMIAGPRADEPFAEPVPEDVAADPAASAAGETHDRK, encoded by the coding sequence ATGCGGAAGCAGCACGACGCGGGCAACGCCCAGGTATTCCGGATCACCGGAGCCAGGACGGGCCTCCAGGAGGATGTACGCGGGCGCCAGCGCCGGTACGTCATCTCGATGTCGGTCCGTACGCTGTCGGTGATCCTCGCCGCGACCCTGTGGAACGTCGAACGGCACGTGGCCATCGTGGCGTTGGTGCTCGGCGCGATCCTGCCGTACATCGCGGTGGTGATCGCCAACGCCGGGCGGGAGAACGCACCCGGGCTTCCTTCCACTTTCGTGGGCACACCGGCCCGTCCGATGATTGCGGGACCGAGGGCAGACGAGCCCTTCGCGGAACCCGTCCCGGAAGACGTCGCGGCCGATCCGGCGGCGAGTGCGGCCGGCGAAACACATGACCGGAAATGA
- the moaA gene encoding GTP 3',8-cyclase MoaA: MLIDTYGRVATDLRVSLTDRCNLRCTYCMPEEGLQWLAKPDLLTDDEIVRLIDIAVTTLGITEVRFTGGEPLLRPGLVGIVERVAALTPRPQMSLTTNGIGLKRTAAALKDAGLDRVNVSLDTLRPDVFKTLTRRDRHKDVIEGLEAARDAGLTPVKINTVLMPGLNDDEAPDLLAWAVEHAYELRFIEQMPLDAQHGWKRDGMITAGDILTSLRTRFELTPEGSDERGSAPAERWIVDGGPHRVGVIASVTRPFCSACDRTRLTADGQVRTCLFAREETDLRAALRSGAPDEEIARIWRLAMWGKKAGAGLDDPSFVQPDRPMSAIGG, encoded by the coding sequence GTGCTCATCGACACCTACGGCCGGGTGGCCACCGACCTGAGGGTCTCGCTCACCGACCGCTGCAATCTGCGATGCACCTACTGCATGCCCGAGGAAGGCTTGCAGTGGCTGGCCAAGCCCGACCTCCTCACGGACGACGAGATCGTCCGTCTGATCGACATAGCGGTCACCACCCTCGGCATCACCGAGGTCCGCTTCACCGGCGGCGAGCCCCTGCTCCGGCCCGGCCTGGTCGGCATCGTCGAGCGCGTCGCGGCCCTCACCCCCCGCCCCCAGATGTCCCTGACCACCAATGGCATCGGCCTCAAGCGCACCGCCGCGGCCCTGAAGGACGCAGGCCTGGACCGGGTCAATGTCTCCCTGGACACCCTTCGTCCGGACGTCTTCAAGACCCTCACCCGCCGCGACCGCCACAAGGACGTCATCGAGGGCCTGGAAGCCGCCCGCGACGCCGGACTCACGCCGGTCAAGATCAACACCGTGCTGATGCCGGGCCTGAACGACGACGAGGCCCCCGACCTCCTCGCCTGGGCCGTGGAGCACGCCTACGAACTGCGGTTCATCGAGCAGATGCCGCTGGACGCCCAGCACGGCTGGAAGCGCGACGGCATGATCACCGCCGGCGACATCCTGACCTCCCTGCGCACCCGCTTCGAGCTGACCCCCGAGGGCTCCGACGAGCGCGGCTCGGCCCCCGCCGAGCGCTGGATCGTGGACGGCGGCCCGCACCGCGTCGGCGTCATCGCCTCCGTCACCCGGCCGTTCTGCTCGGCCTGCGACCGCACCCGCCTCACCGCCGACGGCCAGGTACGCACCTGTCTGTTCGCCCGCGAGGAGACCGACCTGCGCGCCGCCCTGCGCTCCGGCGCACCCGACGAGGAGATAGCCCGGATCTGGCGCCTGGCGATGTGGGGCAAGAAGGCCGGAGCGGGCCTGGACGACCCGAGCTTCGTCCAGCCGGACCGCCCGATGTCCGCGATCGGCGGCTGA
- a CDS encoding metallopeptidase TldD-related protein gives MNKPHEIVERALELSRADGCVVIADEQSTANLRWAGNALTTNGVTRGRTLTVVATVDGKEGTASGVVTRAAVTADELEPLVRAAEAAARGAGPAEDAQPLVTDVAVSPEFTEAPAETSSAVFADFAPALGEAFARARAGGRELYGFANHELVSSYIGTSTGLRLRHDQPNGTLELNAKSPDRTRSAWAGRSTRDFKDVDPAALDAELAVRLGWAERRIELPAGRYETLLPPTAVADLLIYQMWSASGRDAAEGRTVFSKPGGGTRVGDKLTELPLTLRSDPNEPGLESAPFVLAHASGGDSSVFDNGLPLTATEWIREGELQHLLTSRHSAGLTGLPVAPGIDNLVLDGGGERSLDEMVANTERGLLLTCLWYIREVDPATLLLTGLTRDGVYLVENGEVTGEVNNFRFNESPVDLLGRATEAGRTEKTLPREWSDWFTRAAMPALRVPDFNMSSVSQGV, from the coding sequence ATGAACAAGCCGCACGAGATCGTCGAGCGGGCCCTTGAGCTGTCCCGCGCGGACGGCTGTGTCGTCATCGCCGACGAGCAGTCCACCGCCAACCTGCGCTGGGCGGGCAACGCGCTGACCACCAACGGCGTCACGCGCGGGCGCACGCTCACCGTCGTCGCCACCGTCGACGGCAAGGAGGGCACGGCCTCCGGCGTCGTCACCCGCGCCGCGGTGACCGCGGACGAGCTGGAGCCCCTGGTGCGGGCCGCCGAGGCCGCCGCGCGCGGTGCCGGGCCCGCCGAGGACGCGCAGCCGCTGGTGACCGACGTGGCGGTGTCACCGGAGTTCACCGAGGCCCCGGCCGAGACGTCCTCCGCGGTGTTCGCCGACTTCGCCCCGGCGCTCGGCGAGGCGTTCGCACGCGCGCGGGCGGGCGGACGCGAGCTGTACGGCTTCGCCAACCACGAGCTGGTCTCGTCCTACATCGGTACGTCGACCGGACTGCGCCTGCGCCACGACCAGCCGAACGGGACGCTGGAACTGAACGCCAAGTCCCCGGACCGCACCCGCTCGGCCTGGGCCGGCCGCTCCACCCGCGACTTCAAGGACGTCGACCCCGCCGCGCTCGACGCCGAGCTGGCCGTACGCCTCGGCTGGGCCGAGCGCAGGATCGAGCTGCCCGCCGGGCGGTACGAGACGCTGCTGCCGCCGACCGCCGTCGCGGATCTGCTGATCTACCAGATGTGGTCGGCGTCGGGCCGGGACGCGGCCGAGGGCCGCACCGTGTTCTCCAAGCCGGGCGGCGGTACCCGGGTCGGCGACAAGCTGACCGAACTGCCGCTGACCCTGCGCAGCGACCCGAACGAGCCGGGCCTGGAGTCCGCGCCGTTCGTGCTGGCGCACGCCTCCGGGGGCGACTCGTCGGTGTTCGACAACGGGCTGCCGCTCACCGCCACCGAATGGATCCGCGAGGGCGAGCTCCAGCACCTGCTCACCAGTCGGCACAGCGCCGGTCTGACCGGGCTGCCGGTGGCGCCCGGCATCGACAACCTGGTGCTGGACGGCGGTGGCGAGCGCTCGCTGGACGAGATGGTGGCGAACACCGAGCGCGGGTTGCTGCTGACCTGCCTGTGGTACATCCGCGAGGTGGACCCGGCGACGCTGCTGCTGACCGGGCTGACCCGGGACGGCGTGTACCTGGTGGAGAACGGCGAGGTGACCGGAGAGGTCAACAACTTCCGGTTCAACGAGTCGCCGGTGGACCTGCTGGGCCGGGCCACCGAGGCCGGGCGCACCGAAAAGACGCTGCCCCGGGAGTGGAGCGACTGGTTCACTAGGGCCGCGATGCCGGCGCTGCGGGTGCCGGACTTCAATATGAGCTCTGTCAGTCAGGGCGTATAA